The genomic interval TGGAGAACCTGTGCGAGTTGCTGGGGCGCTTCGATGCGCCGCCGGTGGATGGCTTGCGCGGAGCGCTGGGGGCGCTGGTCGGGAGCGAGTTCGAGGCATCCTCGGACCTGGGGCCAGCGCGCTTCGTCGTGGACCACTGCCTGGCGACATTGCGCAAGGGTGAGCCGGGGCTCGTGTTGACCCTGGTGTGGCTGGAGGAGCGATTGTTCCGGGCCTCGGTGCGCAAGGGGCTCACGGATGCGTTCGAGCGGCGCAAGCGGATCCGGACGAAGTTGGAGCCGTTGGCTCCGGCGTTCGCGCAGCTGTGTTGGTTGGCGGAGGAGTGCGCGGAGCTGTGGCCTCGGTTGAAGGCGGATGCGCGGCCGGGCATGGATGAGCTGGCGGCGTGGCGCGACGAGGTGGCGGAGCGCGTGGGGCGCAAGCCCATGCTCCGCAAGGCGGCCATCGAGTTCTTCCTGTGGTGCGCGCCCGACGCGGCTTCGTCCGAGGCGGAGCTCACGGTGTTGTCGCTGGTGCGCACGGAGACGGACCGGCGGCAGGTGCGCAAGCTGAAGGACCATCCATCGTCGCGGGTTCGGCTGCGAGTCCGGACGTTGCAGCGCTGGTTCCAGGGGGCGGGGAAGGAAGGGGCTCCGGTTGCGCCGACGGGCGCGGTGGCGCCCGCGTCCATCACGGAGGCGCTCCGGCATCTGCATGTGACGCGTGCGGTGCCGATGGGTGGCAGGACGTGGCTGAAGGACCGCGACCTGGAGGAACTGGCGCTCGGTGCGGTGGCGCGAGTGGAGGCGGACTTCTCGGCGCGTTATCCGGAGCGGTTCCGCGAAGACACGGTGGAGTTGGTCGGGACGCTGCTGGAGGGGCTGCGTGAGGAGATGGGCCGCGTGAAAGCGGACCTGTTCACCTTGCTGGCGCAGGGACAGCCGCCGCCGTTGGACTTCGAGCTGACGATTCGTCGTGGGAGAGGCGGCGAGCCCGAGGCGGAGCAGGCTTCACCGGAGGGCGAGGTTCAGGCGGCGGACCAGGGTGACCTGTTCGGAGCGGCCGCGGTTGCCGAGGCGGGAGAGGTTGTTTCGGCGGAGGATGTTCCCGTTGCGGATGGGCATCTCGGTGAAGGGGACGATGCGCTGAGTGCGTCGGAGCCTGAGTCGGGTGGAGAGGGGGCTGGCGCGCGTTGGGGCTTTGAGCCAGGAGCCTCGTTGCCGGCAGAGGCGGTCGTGGATGCGCCGCAAGCGGATGAGTCCTCGCCCGGTGGTGATGCGTGGGTTCGCCTGGATATGGGCTTCTCGTCGGTGACGTCTATCGACGAGGTCCCGACGGACGACACCGCTTCGGATGCGGCTGCGTCATCGAGTACGGATGATGCGCTGGACCCGAATTCTCCTTCGGGCGTTCGCGATGATGCGGCACGCGGCGTTCCCGATGTCTCCCTGGGGTTCTCGGGTGTAGCGCTTTCGGATGAGCCTTCGGTTTCCTCCGATGCTGGGACGCCTTCCGACGTGGGCATCCCTGCTGTCTTGGGCAATTCGACCGAGCCCGATCTCGAGAGGGGCGAAGTGTCCGCGCCCGTTGATGCGAGTTCTCATTCGATGTCGGAACGTTCGACAGAGCGCAACCCGGGTGGGGGCCAGCCTTTCACGTCGAGCGACGCTGCGGAGGTGATGCCTCGGTCAGGCGACGAGAGCAGCCCTACGAACCTGGCGTCCTCGACGGAGATCCCCCCGGAGCACATTGAGGGGCAGCCTCATCTCTCTGCGCTGGCGACTGGCCCTGCCGCAGACGTTGTTCCGCATGACGCTGAATCGACGACGCCCGCAGCAGCCGATGGGGGCCTCCCTTCGAGCACGGAACGAATTGAAGGGCCACCCCAAGCCCTCGCTCTTGCGGACGAGCCCATCGGAGATGTCTTCGCGAGCGGCACGGAAGCGACGGTCTCGGCGTCTGACGATGATCGCCTCCCAACTCAAGCCTTCGCTCTTGCGGACGGACCCGTCGGCGATGTCATCGCGAGCGGCACGGAAGCGACCGTTTCGGCGTCTGACGATGACCGCCCCCCAACTCAAGCCTTCGCTCTTGCGGACGGACCCGTCGGCGATGTCTTCGCGAGCGGCACGGAAGCGACCGTTTCGGCGTCTGACGATGACCGCCCCCCAACTCAAGCCTTCGCTCTTGCGGACGGACCCGTCAGCGATGTCTTCGCGAGCGGCACGGAAGCGACCATCTCGGCGTCTACCGATGAGCGCCTCCCGCCCCAAGGTCTTGCTCTTGCGGCTGGACCCGTCAGCGATGTCATTGCGAGCGGCACGGAAGCGACCGCTTCTGCGTCTGCCGACGAGCACCTCCCACCCCAAGCCCTCGCTGTTGCGGACGGCCCCGTCGGCGATGTCATTGTGAGCGGCACGGAAGCGACCGTTTCGGCATCTGCCGATGATCGCCTCCCAACAGGGACGAAGGGTAGCGACGAACAGCCTCAACTCCTCGCTCCTGTGGATGCCTCTGCTAGCAGCGATGTCCCGCGCGATGCGGCGGAGGTTCTGCCCACGGCAGCGTCAGTGGACGCAGTTCATCCCACGGCTCCGGAGTCGGCCGTTCAGGATGACGGCGAGGTGCTGCCTCCTCTCCTCGCTCCGACGAGCACCTCCGGCGCCGATGCCCGCCTCCCTGACGAAGCCCCACTGGAATCCGTATCCACCCCAGCCCTTCCGCGGAACAAGCGAGGGAAGGGAAGAGGCTCTCGCCGCCGTGGCTCCGCACACTCCGTCACCGGCACTGAAGTCGCCTTCATCCTCGAAGCGAATGTCGACGGCTTCGTGCACACCGAACGCGTCTCCCTCGTGCACGTCGTGAAGCTCGAGCAGCGCGGGGAAGGGCAGTGGCTGCCCCACTTCCGCATCGGCCGTGAACACATCGACACGATGCTCTCGCGCACCGACTCCGCCTTCTGCCTGTTCCTCGTTCCACCCGTCCCTCGCGCTGAGTGCTGGTTGCTCCCCGCTCGACTGGTGCGCGAGCTGATGGAGACTCAGCGCTCACTCACCACTGTTCCCCGGGACGCCGTCGCACGCGCCGCGCGCTCCCTGTCTCAGTGGTGGCTGGGTGACTTCGCCAGCCTGTGGACCGGAGACACCCGCGCCTCCCTCCTGGCCCACGTCTCCAGTCACGCCCCGGATGCACCGGACTTCGTCGTCCGGTGGTCGCTCCACTCCGGTGAACGCCCGGGGCGCACGTAGTCCACCTCAGGCCGCGAGCTCCAACTCCACCTTCTCCATGTAGCTGGGAACATGGGCACTCCAGCCCCGCGCCTCGACGCGCCGGCGCAGGGCCTCCAGCGCATCCGGCTCACCGTGAACCAACAAGGTCTGCCTCGGCGGTGAATCAAACCCCTCCATCCAGCGCATCGTCTCCGTCCAGTCCGCGTGCGCCGAGAAGCCGCTCACCGTGCGAATCTCCGCCTCCACTGGCACGAGCTGCCCATGGATGCGCGCTTCCTTCTCACCATCCAGCAGCCTCCGGCCACGCGAACCCACCGACTGATACCCCACGAACAACACCGTGTTGCGTGGGTCCGGAAGCCGGTGCTTCAAGTGATGCAGCACGCGCCCACCCGTCGCCATCCCCGACGCGGAGATGATGACCGCGGGCCCCCGCACCGCGTTCAAGGCCTTGCTCTCCCTCGCGGACGTGATGAACCGCGTCCGCTGCGTCGCGAGCGGAGACACCCCTCGCTCCACCAGCGACTTCATCACCAGGTCATGCTCCTCCGGGTGCGCCAGATAGACAGGCGTCGCGTCACACGCCATGGGCGAGTCCACGAACACATCCACCACCGGGATGCGCCCCGCCTCCTCCAGGTGCCGCAGGTGATAGAGCAGCTCCTGCGTGCGCCCCACCGCGAACGCGGGAATCACCACCACGCCGCCTCTGTCGAACGCGCCCTGAATCGCCTCGCACAGCGCATCCATCGGATTCAAGTCGCGATGCTGTCGGTCCCCGTACGTGCTCTCGACCACCAGCGTCGTCGCTGAGTCCACACTCTGCGGGTCGCGCAGAATCGGCGCGTTGTACCGCCCCAAATCCCCACTGAAGACCACGCGCTGCCGCGTGCTCTTCAAATCGAACACACACACCGCTGAACCCAGGATGTGCCCCGCGCGATAGAAGGTGAGGGTGATGCCCGGGACAATCTCCTTCGGCCGCCCATACCCGAAGGTCTCCATCATCCCCACCGCGCGCTCCGCGTCCGCCACCGTGTAGAGCGGCAGCGCGGGGTGATGCTTGGAATAGCCCTCCTTGTTCGCGTAGCGGGCTTCCTCCTCCTGCAGGTGCGCGGAGTCCGGCAACAGCAGCGCCGTCAAATCGCGCGTGCCGGCCGTGGTGTAGATGGGACCGTCGAAGCCATCCCGAATCACCCGGGGAAGGCCGCCCGTATGGTCGATATGCGCGTGCGTCAGGACAATCGCGTCGACGTCTCGAGCGGGCAGGGGCAGGGGCTGCCAGTTGCGCTGGCGCAGCTCCTTCTGTCCCTGGAAGAGCCCACAATCCACGAGCACCTGCTGACCATCATGCTCGAGGAGGAACTTCGAACCCGTGACAGTGCCAGCGGCGCCAAGGAATTGAAGGGTGGCCATGCGCCCAGCGTAGCCGGGCCCCTGGGTGATTCAGTCACTCATCTCAGGCAAGTCCGGCAGCGTGTCCGGGTCCAGCTTGAGGATGACGCACAGCCGCGTCAGCGTGGAGATGGTGGGGACCATCACCCCGCGCTCCACCCGGGCGAGGACCTCCACGGGCATCTCCAGACGCTCGGCGACCTCTTCCATCCCGAGCCCCGCCTGCTGGCGGGCGGCCTTCAGTGCTGCCCCGAGCACCTCGGCCCTTTCCGCGCGACTCGTCTTCATGGTCCCGAGCATGACGCCATCCGGCCCGCTCGTCACCCAATTCACCACATGGCCGGGCTCCGACGCATGGCCTCCAACACTGGGGAGGGGCTTGGGTCGGAGGTGGGTGGGGCGGGAGGGCGGCCGCTCGGCGACGGGAGGGACACGGGGGACCCTGGAGGTGGGGTGGGCGCCCGGCGGGCCCGTGCGCACGCTGGCCGCCGGAGGCTAGCGGCATTGGCGCCGGACAGGGCCTGTGTTAGGCCGCCCCTCCCCCTTGGCCTGCCCAGCAGACAGGAGAAGCGAAGAATGGCCCGTCGCCATGTCCGCGTCGTCGGTGCGATGCTCGAGAACGAGCAGGGACGCTACCTCATCACCCAGCGCCCCCCCACCGCGTCGCTCCCCCTGCTGTGGGAGTTCCCCGGCGGACGTGTGGAGGAGGGCGAAAGCGACCCGGAGGCCCTCATTCGTGAGATTCGCGAGGAGATGGGCGTCGCCGTGGAGGTGCTGGACCAGGCCATGCACACCCGCCACGAGTATCCCACCTATGACATCGACTTCCGGGTGTTCCGCTGCCGTCTGGCGGAGGCGGAGCACCACATCCGCCACCTGCGAGTCCATGACCACCGGTGGGTGACGTTGGAGGAGATGTCGCAGTACCGCTTCCCCGACGCGGATGCCAAGACGCTCGCGAAGCTGCTGGGGCTGGATGGCTGACATGGGGCCGCGCCGGGCATGGGTCGTGTTGTTGTGCTGGGGACTCGTGGCGTGTTCCCGCCCCAAGCCCTTGCCCCCGGAGGCGGAGGTCCAGGATGCCGGGAGCG from Myxococcus stipitatus carries:
- a CDS encoding MBL fold metallo-hydrolase, coding for MATLQFLGAAGTVTGSKFLLEHDGQQVLVDCGLFQGQKELRQRNWQPLPLPARDVDAIVLTHAHIDHTGGLPRVIRDGFDGPIYTTAGTRDLTALLLPDSAHLQEEEARYANKEGYSKHHPALPLYTVADAERAVGMMETFGYGRPKEIVPGITLTFYRAGHILGSAVCVFDLKSTRQRVVFSGDLGRYNAPILRDPQSVDSATTLVVESTYGDRQHRDLNPMDALCEAIQGAFDRGGVVVIPAFAVGRTQELLYHLRHLEEAGRIPVVDVFVDSPMACDATPVYLAHPEEHDLVMKSLVERGVSPLATQRTRFITSARESKALNAVRGPAVIISASGMATGGRVLHHLKHRLPDPRNTVLFVGYQSVGSRGRRLLDGEKEARIHGQLVPVEAEIRTVSGFSAHADWTETMRWMEGFDSPPRQTLLVHGEPDALEALRRRVEARGWSAHVPSYMEKVELELAA
- a CDS encoding helix-turn-helix domain-containing protein; translation: MKTSRAERAEVLGAALKAARQQAGLGMEEVAERLEMPVEVLARVERGVMVPTISTLTRLCVILKLDPDTLPDLPEMSD
- a CDS encoding (deoxy)nucleoside triphosphate pyrophosphohydrolase gives rise to the protein MARRHVRVVGAMLENEQGRYLITQRPPTASLPLLWEFPGGRVEEGESDPEALIREIREEMGVAVEVLDQAMHTRHEYPTYDIDFRVFRCRLAEAEHHIRHLRVHDHRWVTLEEMSQYRFPDADAKTLAKLLGLDG